DNA from Prunus persica cultivar Lovell chromosome G6, Prunus_persica_NCBIv2, whole genome shotgun sequence:
GCCGGCCGTAGAGCTGTGTGGGATTTTCGCTCAGATTGGTAAATGGAAAGCGACTTGACAAATTGGATTCTGATCCAATGGGCCTACAGAACTTGATGATTGTGGTGGGTGATGGATCAATCATAGAGCAATTCTATTTGGAAACATCGTGGAGGAATTTTATGAGACATCCAAGCATGATATTTGATTCCCAACCCCAATCATAAAATTTTGTCCACAgcttccaatttgtttatctaattaaataaataaataaattttttttatataaccgATAATGGACGAGGGGAATTTTGAATACAGGACCTTAAATGCACAAGTAGCTGCTATTAACCACTATAAACCTtttgcataaataaaaaaatttaaagcttCCCCTCATTCCCCGTACCAAAAAAATCCCTCTATTATGAATCATTGATGACCACGGTGGGCAACGAGCCCCTCTTCTATCCTCACTTCTACACTTTGTTGGCAACCCTAGAAGTTCGACGAGAAGGAAGACGAGGAAATAAATAGGAAAGAGAGGGAGTAGGGGAAGGGCCATTGGCTACCGTGGCTACTGGTGATGTGAGATTAGGATGGAGGGGAGGTTTTTAAGAAGATAGGATTccaagttttatttgtattgaaaataaatcatattttgtATTCCCTCTCTAAAGCAAACCTAACTGAACGATAAGCAACCCCGTTTCACAAATGGGTGCCCGTAGAATTCCACGCACTCATATGGGCTTATAAGAATTAGACCCAAACACTTTCCAGGCCCGTCGGAGATGGAAATGTGACCGttggaaaataataaaataaacgGCCATAGAATCGGACCGTTTgcgaagaaaaaaagtaaccGTTGGCAGCCAACGCTCTCACTCACACTCAGGCTATTTTCAACAAATTTAAATACCTGAgagtccttcttcttcctccaccAAAAGCAATCGATACTAATCATTTCTGTTACTTGCGCTCTCCCACCGCTAATTCTCAAAGCTCACTCTGTCTAATTTGTCATTTCATTTGCTTTTCTTAATCTCTAAATTTCTGCATTGTTCTTTTTGCTCTTTCAAGGTTTCAAATTtaagaatttctttttataacaatGGCTGAGATGAAAGATGCCCACGTTGTGGAAATCCCAGTAGATGAAGAGCACCAGCAGAAACTCTCATCTGCCATGACCATCATTTCAGCTATCCAACACCACCCATTAATGGAAATCTCTGAGAGCCCCGGCCATCTCTTGCTTCTCAAGCTCTGGCGAAGAGAAGAAGACCTTTTTGGCCGGCGCATTGCCCGAAAAGAGTCCCGAATGGACTCCATCCGGCGCGAAATCTTTCAACTCTGCTGCTTCTTCTTAATCTTTCATGGGTTCTTCATGACCATCTTGTTCACATCTTCGGTTAATTCCGAAGAGCACATCTGTAAAAAATGGTGGATACCTAGCATTTTGTCGGTTTCGACCTcctttgtgtttgtgtttttggtgCAGGTGAATCTTTGCAGGTACTGGAAGGTATGGAACCAGTTGCAGAGGGAGAAGACTGACAACAGGGCACTCACTAGGTGCATTCAAGAGCTGAGGATGAAGGGGGCTAGCTTTGATTTGTCAAAGGAGCCACAGAGCGGGAAGAGGATGAAGAGCTCAAGTGTTGAGATCAAATGGAAGCCAGTGACTTGGTGCTCTCAGTATCTCATTACCATCTGCCTTGTTTGCTTTGCAGGTTTGGTGTTTCCGGTATCGAAATTCATGCTATGCGGCTTCTGAGCTTTGAGGAGTTTCCGTGTTCTTGTGGCTGCTTTGTGAaggtagttaatgctcttgcATTAGAGGGATTTGTGTATATGCTTCAGTTTAATTTGTGGTTTGACCAATTCTATTATCTGCAGACTGTCTGACTTGAAAGATAGTGCAATTGAGAACGGAAACATTGAAGAGACAGCTGGAGATGGAAACATTGAAGAGATAGCTGGAGATGGAAACAAGTCATACATTGCAAAGTAAAGAAACACAAAATGCAAATTGCagagagaaagggaaagaaTGACGGCAGAAAGCAATCCCTCCAACCACCCAACACGTGACGTTGAAAGCAATCCCTCCAACCACCCAATATCCTGGCCCTTGCTTGCTGCTTAACTCCTTCATGCCTACCGGTCGTGGGTTGATCTGATCAAACCCCGGACACACCAGAGCCCAGCACTGTTTATACGAGTCTTCAACAAACACTTGGGAAGTCTGCTAGTATCAGATATCTGTCATGGTATCTAACTCTTTTGCTGCGTTAAGATCACCCTTTTCTTCAATGTCCAAAAGGGGAATGGGGGATGAAGCATCTTTGGTCCGATTACTAGCCAGACTCACTCGAACAACCAAATTACACACCCTTTCGGGATTCTGATCATTCAACATGAAAGCTAGCAAGTTGATCTTATCTCCTTCACTACCTCTGAAGTATATTGCGCCTGCAACTTTAAACCTGTTCGCATATGTACTACTTCCAGCCAGATCAAGGGGATACTGCTTGTGTGCTCTTTTTGTACATGTGATTATTTATCATTCAATGCTAACTTCTCAAACATCAATTTACTCAAAATTATATTGTTCTTTGTCCATACAGACAGCAACACAAGTGTGTCATATCCTGAAGGTAGAAAATAAAAGTGTCAAGTACTCAATATCTATCTAATGTCATACGCTGTTCTTTTTGATAGTATGGAAATTTAGAACCAAACGGTTACGGGCTCAAAAGTGCTCTATCTAATGTCATACGCTGTTCTTTTTGATATAGTATGGAAGTTTAGAACCAAACGGTTATGGGCACAGAAGTGCTACTTACAAGGCAAACAGAAAAAGGGCAAAACTCTCGGAGAAGGCCGCACTAAGCCAAACATCCTTTAAAAAGTGCCGAGTTTGCtttgtctttaaaaaataccCGGGAAAACTTAGTACAAACAGAACCAAGTGGTCACACACCGCACTTTGTCTTGGACATAACCTGTCAGCTGCTGTCAAATAATCACACATCTGCGTTCTTTTGGACATGAGGTCAGACATTAGGCTGAGTTTTTGAAGCCAAATATCCTAAAAACACCTGCAACAAATTGAGGGCCAAAACATGCATCAGTTAGGTTTGCCTTGTGTTAATGAATAAGCTTAGTGGAACAAGAAACAGCAATGCACCTTCGTCGGTCTGGTATTTGTTCTTGTCATCCCCAGCATAAGCAAGCAGATTGGATTTAGGATTCCACTCAACACTGTTCATGGCAGCCCTACATGGGATTTGATGCACTGTCCTCCCAGTTTGAACATTGGACTGATTTATACAGCAGCAGTTATATTGTTACTAGTTTTACTTAGGTGATGAAAGATGGATTGAATTCATATGAATGAATTAGCTACAAATCCtttgtaaacaaaaaataaaaacttcagtgaacatatatatcttcttctttttttaaatggcGTCTAAGCTACAAAACAAAGTCAGTGTACAGTAGTAAACTGGCCAGCTATGATGACAGGCTGCAGCCTTTGTAACCAGACATCCTCCCACAAGGGAGAATATACTTCTTGAAGAGATAAATTCCAAGTGTAGTGAGCCACATAAGGTACTTACTATATCAATAAATAAGTCTTCACTGGCAGAAGCAAGATACTCTCCAGTGTTGTTGAAGCTTATTGTCCTCACAGGCGATCTGAGAAAGTACAAACAGAGATCATTCCAGGAATAGGGACGCTGATGATTAAAGTATACACAAGAACCTAAGGTAAACGAATGTGTGCAATGTCCATAGTTATTCACTAACTGcagaatttaaaaagaaaaaagaatctgAATAATGGGGAATTCAGGGTAGAACTCACTCAAGTTTTGTAAATGTTCTCACACAGAGCATCTCTGAGATATCCCACAGGCTGACCAAGGAATCGGCACTTCCAACAGCAAAATACCTGTTATTGTATAAAGAGCATTTAAAAGAGCTAAAAGTAGTCTTCGTGTGACATTTTCAAGAGAGAATTTTGGAACAGAGATAAATAGAACTACATAGATACAGCATATAAACATCCTTTTCTCGTGATGGGATCAATGAAAGTGGACATGTTTATATGCACAGTACCAACTAATATTGCAAGTTAATGGCCCAGATCAAATCAGacagttttttttccccttaaacaaatgaaaagatAATACATCTTTGTAGCATACCTTCCAAGTGGGTCAATCGCAATGCAATAACACCCAGCTGTATGAGCCATGAGAGTGTCAACTGGTCGAAGAGATGGGTATGCTAGTACTTCAACAGTACCTGAACCAGAGAATATACAATAAAATACCCATTCCAAGTTCCATTATGTAGAAAGAAATTATGCAGAAAACTTGTTCTCACCATTTCCAGTTGTCAAGAAGAAAATTTCACTTGTTGTGCTCCAAGCAATTTCATTAAcctggaaaagaagaagaatgctcAATATGTATTTGAGGTACAGAGACAGATAATATAAACAGGATTTATCGGCATCCCTTGTATTAGGATGAAGCAACTCTGTGTAAGGATCAGAAAAACCATCTATGGACAAGTTAcacgtgaaaaaaaaaaaaaaacataatcatGGGGATATagacatttctacaaaaaatttaaaaagaactCATGTTCATTGAAAAAAGTTATTTCttaataaattcataacttTGACAGCTTCAACATCGGCAACTCATCATAGTGGCGTGCCAATATGTTTTggttatgtgtgtgtgtgtgaagagaagagagataaCTTAACATATTGTGATTTGTGTTTACAAGCAATCGTTCTTAAGGTTACGTTTGCATATCATACAGAATTGAACGACTTCTCAAGGTTGACTAACAAAGTTTTTCTAAAAGCCTTGTGCTGATAAGACATTAATAGCCTAAAACTCATATAGAACATGCAATATACAaggaagaaattaaaaaaaagcatcCCTTTCGATAATTACCTCATAATTGAACTTTCGCTTGTGAATGGGCTTAAATTTCCGAACATCTAGAATTGTTAGTTCATCATCCTACATTGTAAGGAGGGACAAAAATCAGCATAAGAACAGCAACACCAGAATATGGAACAGCAAAACATAGCTATTAGCTATTGACACCCACTACTCATAATTCAACAAAATTAAGTTATTCACAATCAGAAAATTCAATGAAGTTATTCACAAGCAGAAAATTCACAAACTCATACAATAGAGGTTGAGCACAAGTAAACATTACCCTATTACCAACGGCGATGTGCGTCCCATCAGGTTTATAGGTGATGTTAATGTTCTCGCCACTAAGTTCTGCTAGCTGCGCACATTTTCCACCTGAAGTACCCAGATGGATATAACATCAAATTCCAATCTTTTGtacctaaaaaaattgaaacttgaaagagCAATGACTTACTACGAGCATCCCATAGACGAACTGTCTTGTCTCCAGAGGCAGTGGCAATCAAATCAGCATGCTTGGGGTCCCAACACAGCTGATCCACACTATCAGTATGCCCCTTCAATTCAATATCTTTAACCTTACCCTGTAACATATATACACAAATATTCCCTCATTACAtagaaatataataaatttattgggaaataataatgaattttattgGAACAGCTGAACTTACATGTCCGTGGGGCTCAATATGCCAAACCCTAGCGGTTTGATCTACAGAGCCCGATGCGAGCTTTGTGCCCGTGCAGTTCCAAGCCACAGAATGCACCTTTTCACAATGACACATACAAAATTTAGAATATTGAAAATGGAGAGCAAGAGATTAGGGTTTTGTGGAGCTTGAAATTGGATTAAAAAATGTAACCGATAGAAAGAGAGGACCTTCTTCTTATGACCTGGGTACTCTCTGCTAGTGAGATTCTTAAAGGGTACTGTGGTTTCCTCCATCTCTGCCATTCTTTGAGTTTCAGATCAAATGTTTCAGTTcaaattttgagagagagagagagagtgagaaagtTACTTTTTGCTGTTATCAGTAGCGGGAAGAGAACCAATCCCTTCATCATCATTTTTAACTCTCTTTTTGGACTGAGCCCAAGTCGGGATCCAAAATTTGGTCTTAGCCCAACCCATATGATATTGAACCCTCCATCAGTCCACTGTTGTCAacgtaaaataaaaataattaaaaagtaaatatttgaataatttttcatttttaaaaatacaaagtatagccgggcggctatactctataaatagaatattttacccatatagccggtcggctatactctttaaatggAATATTTTAACGGTCCAGCCGCggggctatactctttaattagaatattttacagtatagccgcgcggctatactctttaaatagaGTATTTTAGAAGTATAGCTGCTCGGCTAAACGCT
Protein-coding regions in this window:
- the LOC18772538 gene encoding uncharacterized protein LOC18772538; its protein translation is MAEMKDAHVVEIPVDEEHQQKLSSAMTIISAIQHHPLMEISESPGHLLLLKLWRREEDLFGRRIARKESRMDSIRREIFQLCCFFLIFHGFFMTILFTSSVNSEEHICKKWWIPSILSVSTSFVFVFLVQVNLCRYWKVWNQLQREKTDNRALTRCIQELRMKGASFDLSKEPQSGKRMKSSSVEIKWKPVTWCSQYLITICLVCFAGLVFPVSKFMLCGF
- the LOC18775045 gene encoding THO complex subunit 3, which gives rise to MAEMEETTVPFKNLTSREYPGHKKKVHSVAWNCTGTKLASGSVDQTARVWHIEPHGHGKVKDIELKGHTDSVDQLCWDPKHADLIATASGDKTVRLWDARSGKCAQLAELSGENINITYKPDGTHIAVGNRDDELTILDVRKFKPIHKRKFNYEVNEIAWSTTSEIFFLTTGNGTVEVLAYPSLRPVDTLMAHTAGCYCIAIDPLGRYFAVGSADSLVSLWDISEMLCVRTFTKLESPVRTISFNNTGEYLASASEDLFIDISNVQTGRTVHQIPCRAAMNSVEWNPKSNLLAYAGDDKNKYQTDEGVFRIFGFKNSA